One Brachyspira pilosicoli P43/6/78 genomic window carries:
- a CDS encoding carbon starvation CstA family protein, translated as MNAFLLLIIGMIAFFVAYVTYGSYLAKKWGVDPSRQTPAHTLKDGRDYVPTDAKVLLGHHFSSIAGAGPITGPIIATMFGWLPVYLWIIFGCIFFGGVHDYGSLIASLRHEGKSIGEVIRHNVGQKGKIMFTLYAFITICLVVAAFLDITASTFAVNVDTYRESAAAGTASMLFIALALLFGFLVYRRGVNVALSTIIGVVLLAAIIFISDRFPFLALEKTPWQVILTIYIILASLMPVWILLQPRDYLSSFLLYAMIIGGVLGLVIMRPAVTAPVFTSFTPSEGNYLFPILFITVACGAISGFHSLVSSGTSSKQLNSEKDAKLVGYGAMLIEGVVAIVALMSVAAIESTGTPAARFALGVATFMTSFGVPLGIGQTFVTLAFASFALTSLDSATRIGRYLIQELGEYTAADGKVHKTILTNPYIATAITVLISLGFTLYGYTRIWPIFGSANQLLAGLSLLAVAAWIKNRQGRTSWENVIPLVFMFAVTLSALCLVVYTNFKKATFDGYVLACIAIVMIILAVIELFITGQWARKLPKDGVVNPNDPIKNK; from the coding sequence ATGAATGCTTTTCTATTATTAATCATTGGAATGATAGCCTTTTTTGTAGCTTATGTAACCTATGGTTCATATTTAGCTAAAAAATGGGGTGTTGATCCTTCAAGACAAACTCCTGCACATACTTTAAAAGATGGAAGAGACTATGTACCTACTGATGCTAAAGTATTATTAGGTCACCACTTTTCTTCTATAGCAGGTGCTGGTCCTATTACAGGTCCTATTATTGCAACTATGTTTGGTTGGCTTCCTGTATATTTATGGATTATCTTCGGATGTATATTCTTTGGCGGAGTGCATGACTACGGTTCTTTAATTGCTTCTCTAAGACATGAAGGTAAATCTATCGGTGAAGTTATCAGACACAATGTTGGTCAAAAAGGTAAAATAATGTTTACTCTTTATGCATTCATTACTATTTGTTTGGTAGTGGCTGCATTCCTAGACATCACTGCAAGCACATTTGCTGTAAACGTTGATACTTACAGAGAATCTGCTGCTGCTGGTACTGCTAGTATGTTATTTATCGCTTTGGCTTTATTATTTGGTTTCTTAGTATACAGAAGAGGAGTTAATGTTGCTCTTTCTACAATAATAGGTGTTGTATTATTGGCTGCTATTATATTTATTTCTGATAGATTCCCATTCCTTGCTTTAGAGAAAACTCCTTGGCAAGTTATATTGACTATATACATTATATTAGCTTCTTTAATGCCTGTTTGGATATTATTACAGCCTAGAGACTATTTATCTTCTTTCCTACTCTATGCTATGATTATAGGCGGTGTATTAGGTTTAGTTATAATGCGTCCTGCTGTAACTGCTCCTGTATTTACAAGCTTTACTCCTAGTGAAGGCAACTATTTATTCCCTATTCTATTTATTACAGTAGCTTGCGGTGCTATATCTGGTTTCCATTCACTTGTAAGTTCTGGTACTAGCTCTAAACAGCTTAACAGTGAAAAAGATGCTAAATTAGTAGGTTATGGTGCTATGCTTATAGAAGGTGTAGTTGCTATAGTTGCTTTAATGAGTGTTGCTGCTATAGAAAGTACTGGTACTCCTGCTGCTAGATTTGCTTTAGGTGTTGCTACTTTCATGACTTCTTTTGGCGTACCTCTTGGAATAGGTCAAACTTTTGTTACTTTGGCTTTTGCTTCTTTTGCACTTACTTCTTTAGACAGTGCTACTCGTATTGGAAGATATTTGATACAGGAATTAGGTGAATATACTGCTGCTGATGGTAAAGTACATAAAACTATACTTACTAATCCTTATATTGCTACTGCTATTACAGTTCTTATATCTTTAGGATTTACTCTTTATGGATATACTAGAATATGGCCTATATTTGGTAGTGCTAACCAATTATTAGCTGGTTTATCATTACTTGCTGTTGCTGCTTGGATTAAAAATCGTCAAGGCAGAACTTCTTGGGAAAACGTTATACCTTTAGTATTTATGTTTGCTGTTACACTTTCTGCTTTATGTTTAGTTGTATATACAAACTTCAAAAAAGCTACTTTCGACGGCTATGTATTAGCTTGTATTGCTATCGTAATGATTATATTGGCTGTTATAGAATTATTCATCACTGGTCAATGGGCTAGAAAATTACCTAAAGACGGTGTTGTTAATCCTAATGACCCTATCAAAAACAAATAA
- the pyrB gene encoding aspartate carbamoyltransferase: MKNFIGIKEMSKEEILEVLDVAKRLDNTPNMERRKMMDGMIMTSLFFEPSTRTRLSFNSAAYKMGLDVIGFDNPDVSSIKKGESLRDTIIMVSAYSDVIVMRHPIDGAAKFAEEVTDCPVINAGDGSNEHPSQTLLDLYTLKDELGSIENKKIAFVGDTKYGRTVHSLSKALKMFNGEFYYISPDIIQIPDYILKELDNAGIKYHKGNNYEEILKEIDCLYMTRIQRERFENIEDYEKVKHAFNISKSTIVGKCKEDMIIMHPLPRVDEISIDLDDTKYAKYFIQAKNGVPTRMAMLSLATGIVESTAKKKEKDYELIENKEIVCQNKKCVTHFEETKNKVARRSYGDFCYYCNKEITK; encoded by the coding sequence AAAAGACTAGATAATACTCCAAATATGGAAAGAAGAAAAATGATGGATGGAATGATAATGACAAGCCTTTTCTTTGAGCCTTCAACAAGAACTAGACTTTCTTTTAATTCGGCAGCATATAAAATGGGTTTAGATGTTATAGGTTTTGATAACCCTGATGTTTCTTCTATAAAAAAAGGAGAATCTTTAAGAGACACAATAATAATGGTTTCAGCATATTCTGATGTAATAGTTATGAGACACCCTATAGACGGTGCTGCTAAGTTTGCTGAAGAAGTTACTGATTGCCCTGTAATTAATGCAGGCGATGGCTCTAATGAACACCCTAGTCAAACATTACTTGATTTATACACTTTAAAAGATGAATTAGGAAGTATTGAAAATAAAAAAATAGCATTTGTAGGAGATACTAAATATGGAAGAACTGTTCACTCTCTTTCAAAAGCTTTAAAAATGTTTAATGGAGAGTTTTATTATATTTCTCCTGATATTATTCAGATTCCTGATTATATATTAAAAGAATTAGACAATGCTGGAATAAAATATCATAAAGGCAATAATTACGAAGAAATACTAAAAGAAATTGATTGTTTATATATGACAAGAATACAAAGAGAACGTTTTGAAAATATAGAAGACTACGAAAAAGTAAAACATGCATTCAATATTTCAAAATCTACAATAGTAGGAAAATGCAAAGAAGATATGATTATAATGCATCCGCTTCCTAGAGTTGATGAGATTAGTATTGATTTAGATGATACAAAATATGCTAAATATTTTATACAAGCTAAAAATGGTGTTCCTACAAGAATGGCTATGTTATCTTTGGCTACTGGTATAGTAGAAAGCACTGCTAAGAAAAAAGAAAAAGATTATGAATTAATAGAAAATAAAGAAATTGTTTGTCAAAATAAAAAATGTGTTACTCATTTTGAAGAGACAAAAAATAAAGTTGCTAGAAGAAGTTATGGAGATTTTTGTTATTATTGTAATAAAGAGATAACAAAATGA
- a CDS encoding ABC transporter substrate-binding protein: MRKIFVILFFLISFSLYSFEMSLLNGPTAIGAVKMINDYKKINISIINSPNNILASIIKGEVDIAAVPANMASIIYNRGLDYKAVAVVSETKMFIVSSDKNIKNIDDLKNKTIYCGLKLSTPDLMLQYLIKNQNIKGANINYSLGNLDLSKALASKKVDIAILPEPFLSSALLENKDINIIVDISKYITPYPVAVLIAKQSFIENNNDLLKEILNEYKKSSEYILNNKEKIESLIKQTSILINAKAVSYGIDRIGITFYNDENMKIKLNNYYNFIYNFDKKLIGNNIPRDDFYYIF; encoded by the coding sequence ATGAGAAAAATATTTGTTATTTTATTTTTTTTAATCTCTTTTAGTTTGTATTCTTTTGAAATGAGTTTATTAAATGGACCTACGGCAATAGGTGCTGTAAAGATGATTAATGATTATAAAAAAATCAATATAAGTATTATAAACTCTCCTAATAATATATTGGCTTCTATAATAAAAGGTGAAGTTGATATTGCTGCTGTCCCTGCGAATATGGCTTCTATAATATATAATAGAGGATTAGATTACAAGGCCGTAGCTGTTGTTTCCGAAACAAAAATGTTTATAGTTTCAAGTGATAAAAATATAAAAAACATAGATGATTTAAAAAATAAAACTATTTACTGCGGATTAAAATTATCAACTCCAGATTTAATGCTTCAATATTTAATAAAAAATCAAAATATAAAAGGAGCAAATATAAATTATTCTCTTGGCAATTTAGATTTATCAAAAGCATTAGCATCTAAAAAAGTTGATATTGCTATACTTCCAGAGCCTTTTTTATCTTCAGCCTTATTGGAAAATAAAGACATAAATATAATAGTTGATATTTCAAAATATATTACCCCCTACCCTGTTGCTGTGCTTATTGCAAAACAAAGTTTTATAGAAAACAATAATGATTTATTAAAAGAAATATTAAATGAATATAAAAAATCTAGTGAGTATATTTTAAATAACAAAGAAAAAATAGAATCTTTAATTAAACAAACTTCTATATTAATTAACGCCAAAGCTGTTTCTTATGGTATAGATAGAATTGGTATTACTTTTTATAATGATGAAAACATGAAAATAAAATTAAATAATTATTATAATTTCATATACAATTTTGATAAAAAACTCATAGGAAATAATATTCCAAGAGATGATTTTTATTATATTTTCTAA
- a CDS encoding dihydroorotase → MIIKNAKIENNIVSIIIENEKIKKIDFDNNFEIYKDSNIIDANYNHVLSGIIDPHAHMRDPGLTHKEDFSSGSKAAARGGVTTFLDMPNTIPNTITKESLEEKKNMMIGKSYVDYGFHFGGSKADNTEDIKQIINKAASTKIFFNASTGNMLVEDDKILYKLFEASKIVTVHAEEKMVDKAINIAKQTNTPLYLCHLSLESEINSLKKAKDSGMIIYGEATPHHLFLNTEDVNKNDKSKMLLRMKPELREKSDNDALWNAILDGTIDTIGTDHAPHLLSEKLEKLTFGIPSIEHSLELMLKKVKDSTINIKLLTKIMSENTAKIFGIKNKGLLKEGFDADFVIADLNDESIIEDKDIITKASWSPYIGFKRGGKVITTIVRGNVVYNNGKFHEGFGKEVYYTY, encoded by the coding sequence ATGATAATAAAGAATGCCAAAATAGAAAATAATATAGTATCTATTATTATAGAAAATGAAAAGATAAAAAAAATAGATTTTGATAATAATTTTGAAATCTATAAAGACAGTAATATAATAGATGCCAATTATAATCATGTTTTATCAGGTATAATAGACCCTCATGCTCATATGAGAGACCCTGGGCTTACACATAAAGAGGATTTTTCTTCTGGAAGTAAAGCTGCAGCAAGAGGCGGTGTTACAACATTCTTGGATATGCCTAACACCATTCCAAACACCATAACCAAAGAAAGCTTAGAAGAAAAAAAGAATATGATGATTGGCAAGTCATATGTTGATTATGGTTTTCATTTTGGAGGAAGTAAGGCTGATAACACTGAAGATATAAAACAAATTATAAACAAAGCTGCTTCTACAAAAATTTTCTTTAATGCTTCTACTGGAAACATGCTTGTTGAAGATGATAAAATTTTATATAAGTTATTTGAAGCTTCAAAAATTGTTACAGTACATGCAGAAGAGAAAATGGTTGATAAGGCAATAAATATAGCAAAACAAACAAATACTCCGTTATATTTATGTCATTTATCATTAGAAAGTGAAATTAATTCTCTTAAAAAAGCAAAAGATTCTGGTATGATAATTTATGGTGAAGCTACCCCACACCACTTATTTTTGAATACTGAAGATGTTAATAAAAATGATAAAAGCAAAATGCTTCTTAGAATGAAACCAGAGCTTAGAGAGAAATCAGACAATGATGCATTATGGAATGCTATATTAGACGGTACAATAGACACTATAGGAACAGACCATGCACCGCATTTATTAAGTGAGAAATTGGAAAAACTTACTTTCGGAATACCTTCTATAGAGCATTCATTGGAACTAATGTTAAAAAAAGTAAAAGACTCTACTATAAATATAAAACTTCTGACAAAAATTATGAGCGAAAATACTGCTAAAATATTCGGCATAAAAAACAAAGGCCTATTAAAAGAAGGATTTGATGCTGATTTTGTAATAGCAGATTTGAATGATGAATCCATTATAGAAGATAAAGATATAATTACAAAAGCTTCTTGGTCTCCATATATAGGATTTAAAAGAGGCGGCAAAGTTATAACTACTATAGTGAGAGGAAATGTAGTTTATAATAACGGAAAGTTTCATGAAGGTTTTGGAAAAGAAGTTTATTATACATATTAA
- the nadD gene encoding nicotinate (nicotinamide) nucleotide adenylyltransferase has translation MKIAILGGSFDPPHLGHLILADTIQHELKCDKILFIPSKIPPHKSISGKVSDDDRINMLKLSIEDNDNFILDDYEIKNDCVSYTIKTLEYIYNNYKFEDKPILIIGADLVKDFDKWREPEKISNLSNIVVLNRDDNKNLISDNIEKYNIKTIIAPRIDISSSLIRERIKNNGAFRYFLKDKVYNYIKENNLYL, from the coding sequence ATGAAGATTGCAATACTAGGCGGAAGTTTTGACCCTCCTCATTTGGGGCATTTAATATTGGCTGATACTATACAGCATGAACTTAAATGCGATAAAATATTATTCATTCCAAGTAAAATACCTCCGCATAAAAGCATAAGCGGCAAAGTTTCTGATGATGACAGAATTAATATGTTAAAATTGTCTATAGAAGATAATGACAACTTTATATTAGATGATTATGAGATAAAAAATGATTGTGTGTCTTATACGATAAAAACTTTAGAATATATTTATAATAATTACAAGTTTGAAGATAAACCAATTCTTATAATAGGTGCTGACTTGGTGAAAGATTTTGATAAATGGAGAGAGCCTGAAAAAATATCTAATTTATCTAATATTGTAGTTCTTAATAGAGATGATAACAAAAACTTAATCAGCGATAATATAGAAAAATATAATATAAAAACTATAATAGCTCCAAGAATAGATATTTCATCTAGTTTAATTAGAGAGAGAATAAAAAATAATGGTGCTTTTAGGTATTTCTTAAAAGACAAAGTGTATAATTATATAAAAGAAAATAATTTATATTTATAG